The Dasypus novemcinctus isolate mDasNov1 chromosome 2, mDasNov1.1.hap2, whole genome shotgun sequence genome includes a region encoding these proteins:
- the LOC101435595 gene encoding olfactory receptor 2Y1B-like yields METTNESTGGDFILVGFSESPDLELILSLFVLTFYTITLVGNVSIILLSILDARLHTPMYFFLRNLSVLDLCFTTSIVPQMLVNMWGANKKISYIGCMVQYWVALALGSTECVLLAVMAVDRYVAVCWPLRYASIMHPRLCHLLAAASWSSGFANSFLQSSMAMVLPRCGNRRVDHFFCELLIIVKLSCVDTGPTESKMFIARLIILGIPVSIILASYVSIARAVVKMRSAEGRKKAFGTCASHLMVVSLFYGTIMFLYLQPKDNYSQDQSKALAVLYMILAPTLNPLIYTLRNKDVKKAIRKVMGKEQV; encoded by the coding sequence ATGGAGACAACCAATGAGAGCACGGGTGGGGATTTCATCTTAGTGGGCTTCTCTGAGAGCCCTGACTTGGAGCTGATCCTCTCCCTCTTTGTCCTGACGTTTTATACCATAACCCTTGTGGGTAACGTATCCATCATCCTACTCTCTATTCTGGATGCTCgactccacacacccatgtacttcttcctcagaAACCTCTCTGTGCTTGATCTCTGCTTCACCACCAGCATTGTACCCCAGATGCTGGTGAACATGTGGGGAGCCAACAAGAAGATCAGCTACATTGGCTGTATGGTTCAGTACTGGGTGGCCTTGGCGCTTGGCTCCACCGAGTGTGTGCTCCTGGCAGTGATGGCTGTTGACCGCTATGTTGCAGTTTGCTGGCCTCTCCGCTATGCCTCAATCATGCATCCCAGGCTGTGCCACCTCCTGGCAGCAGCTTCCTGGTCTTCTGGCTTTGCCAACTCCTTCTTACAGTCTTCAATGGCCATGGTGCTGCCTCGATGTGGAAACCGGCGTGTGGACCACTTCTTCTGTGAACTGCTGATCATTGTTAAACTCTCCTGTGTGGATACTGGCCCGACGGAGTCCAAGATGTTTATCGCCAGACTAATTATCCTAGGCATTCCTGTCTCCATCATTCTGGCCTCTTATGTGAGCATTGCCAGGGCAGTAGTGAAAATGCGCTcagcagagggaaggaaaaaggccTTTGGGACCTGTGCCTCCCACCTGATGGTAGTCTCACTCTTCTATGGGACCATTATGTTTTTGTATCTACAGCCAAAGGATAACTACTCCCAGGACCAGAGCAAAGCACTAGCGGTACTCTACATGATCCTTGCACCCACCCTCAACCCCCTGATATACACACTAAGgaacaaggatgtgaagaaagcaATCAGGAAGGTAATGGGGAAGGAGCAAGTATAG